Proteins found in one Oryza glaberrima chromosome 4, OglaRS2, whole genome shotgun sequence genomic segment:
- the LOC127769360 gene encoding FCS-Like Zinc finger 1-like, whose product MARYHPTSIHDDIEAGFSGHSASPVKPAASPRRPGGRLFCDPCDDADDLLGHHHYLDICFRCRRPLGGNRDIFMYRGDMPFCSEECRQEQIEIDEAREQRSKQTGRAEQERQRQQKASHPRIPVWAW is encoded by the exons ATGGCGCGCTACCACCCCACCTCCATCCACGACGACATCGAGGCCGGCTTCTCCGGCCACTCCGCCTCCCCCGTGAAGCCCGCGGCGTCGCCTCGGCGGCCCGGCGGCCGCCTCTTCTGCGACCCgtgcgacgacgccgacgacctcctcggccaccaccactacctcgaCATCTGCTTCCGCTGCCGGAGACCCCTCGGAGGAAACAGAGACATCTTCATGTACAG AGGTGACATGCCCTTCTGCAGCGAGGAGTGCAGGCAGGAGCAGATCGAGATCGACGAGGCGAGAGAGCAGAGATCGAAGCAGACGGGGAGGGCAGAGCAGGAGAGGCAGAGGCAGCAGAAGGCGAGCCACCCGAGGATCCCGGTCTGGGCATGGTAA